The following are encoded in a window of Nocardioides houyundeii genomic DNA:
- the hisG gene encoding ATP phosphoribosyltransferase has protein sequence MSQSTGNGTLRIAVPNKGALSQSASEILREAGYRQRSDSRELALTDPENNVEFFYLRPRDIALYVGEGTLDVGITGRDLLLDSGAKADEVLRLGFGRSNFHFAGPAGAYSSVDDLAGKRIATSYDGVVRTFLESRGIEATVTRLDGAVETSIQLGVADVIADVVETGSTLRAAGLATFGEVILSSEAVVITRGGEQPAGFEIFKRRVEGVLVARSYVMMDYDIRSEQVGDAVALTPGIESPTVSPLHREGWVAVRAMVPRDGAQRLMDELFELGARGILLTDIHACRL, from the coding sequence ATGTCCCAGTCCACCGGCAACGGCACGTTGCGGATCGCGGTCCCCAACAAGGGCGCCCTGTCCCAGTCCGCCTCCGAGATCCTGCGCGAGGCCGGCTACCGGCAGCGCAGCGACTCTCGTGAGCTCGCTCTGACCGACCCCGAGAACAACGTCGAGTTCTTCTACCTGCGTCCTCGCGACATCGCCCTGTACGTGGGGGAGGGCACCTTGGACGTCGGCATCACCGGTCGCGACCTGCTGCTCGACTCCGGGGCGAAGGCCGACGAGGTGCTGCGGCTGGGCTTCGGTCGCTCCAACTTCCACTTCGCCGGCCCTGCCGGCGCGTACTCCTCGGTGGACGACCTGGCGGGCAAGCGCATCGCCACCTCGTACGACGGCGTGGTGCGCACCTTCCTGGAGAGCCGGGGCATCGAGGCCACCGTGACCCGGCTCGACGGCGCGGTCGAGACGAGCATCCAGCTGGGCGTGGCCGACGTCATCGCCGACGTCGTGGAGACCGGGTCGACCCTGCGGGCTGCCGGGCTGGCTACGTTCGGTGAGGTGATCCTCTCCTCCGAGGCGGTCGTCATCACCCGGGGCGGGGAGCAGCCGGCCGGCTTCGAGATCTTCAAGCGCCGCGTCGAGGGGGTGCTGGTCGCCCGCAGCTACGTGATGATGGACTACGACATCCGCAGCGAGCAGGTCGGCGACGCCGTTGCCCTGACGCCCGGCATCGAGAGCCCCACCGTCTCGCCGCTGCACCGCGAGGGCTGGGTCGCGGTGAGGGCCATGGTCCCGCGCGACGGAGCCCAGAGGCTGATGGACGAGCTCTTCGAGCTGGGCGCACGCGGCATCCTGCTCACCGACATCCATGCCTGCCGGCTCTGA
- a CDS encoding PH domain-containing protein, translating into MPAGSDLELPRTWRPLGVRLAAGFFGGVLVLLCLFAWFGFDESIRDRFTLFQRGTILVLGLMAGSLGHALARSRVTATADRLVVVNGYRKREFEWPAAVAVRLPPGAPWATLDLSDGTSVPVMGIQGSDGDRARVAVRELRALLDR; encoded by the coding sequence ATGCCTGCCGGCTCTGACCTCGAGCTGCCCCGCACGTGGCGCCCCCTGGGCGTGCGGCTGGCAGCGGGGTTCTTCGGCGGTGTGCTGGTGCTGCTGTGCCTGTTCGCCTGGTTCGGCTTCGACGAGTCGATCCGGGACCGGTTCACGCTGTTCCAGCGTGGCACCATCCTGGTGCTCGGGCTGATGGCCGGCTCGCTGGGCCACGCCCTGGCTCGTTCTCGGGTGACGGCCACCGCGGACCGGCTGGTCGTGGTCAACGGCTACCGCAAGCGCGAGTTCGAGTGGCCCGCGGCGGTCGCCGTACGCCTGCCCCCGGGCGCGCCCTGGGCCACCTTGGACCTCAGCGACGGCACCAGCGTGCCAGTGATGGGGATCCAGGGCTCCGACGGCGACCGGGC